aacatctccatcaaaaaATTTACcaaaaaattcaagaatcacTATCAGTATGCCTTTACTAGATCGTCTTCGAAATAGTCTCAGAACTCGGGTTGGGCATAAGCGTCACGCTCTCAATGAATGTAACATCTTTGAAGACATGGAGGAGCCTTCCACAGAAGGAGTCCAAGAAACATCTCTCactcttttcaaaaactctAGACTATTCAAGGCACGCGCATCCGATGATACGTCTACCATCTCCGCCAACTGTAGCGATTTCTCTCGTCACAACCATAGTGGAAACAACAAAACCAAAGAGCAGTGTGAATCTAGTTTCGCCTTAACTTCGACAATGACTGATGGTCAAATAAACAACTTCCGTAAGCTAAACCTCATGGAATATCTTGACCCATATCAATATGAAACATTAAATGATGTCAGAGATGATGTCAACGATGATGTTGACGATGATGGCTGTGGAGCAGAGAATTGTTTTACTGATTCATCACCGGAAAATTCTGTAGCCCATTATTCTTTAAATGTCATACCCCCTGGTTGTTCAACCGCCTTATCCCCTCGTCTGGAATCTCGAAGTCATCGTATTCAACAGGAAACTGCGCTTAGTGACCAATGCTTGAGCGACTCCCAGCAAGGTAATGATCGCATCCGATTAGACAGCGTCGGCAATAGCTCGGCAGAAGACCTAGAAATTTTTGGTTACCCTCTACAAAGAGTTAAAGCTAGAAGCTCTTACTCAAGCTCAGGGTGGGGAATGCAAGATCAGATCAATCACCACATGGGAGAAGATGCCGAGAAGTCCACCCCTGGATCAGGGAATCCACATTCTGAAGATCTCCTTGCTACTAGAGATTTTGCTACACCGAATGATCTAACATCGCTCTTTACATTACAAGAAGGTCAGTTGCCATAccgaaaacaaaaagatgaGCCTACGATGACAACCCGATTTCGGAATCTTTCATCTGAAAATCCTCATCGTCGAGTCCGTGTCTGTAATGgcatattcttcaatcaattttctaCCAATCTCAACCTCAAAGACAATGTTCAAGATGGTACAATGAAGGGAAATATAGCGGACGAATATCTTTGAGAGACCCTAGAAATATAGGATCGGATTAAGCGAGCTTTTATTCCACCAGCCGCCACGGACAACACATCAGGTGTTACACACCAAGATCATTGCAGCATGGAAAAATACTGCATCACGAAGTGTCCGATGTTTCGGAATGTTGTTAAGATTGCATTTGTTTAAATGACGTGATCTTGTCACGCTCAGGACAAAAATGCAGGGTTTGGGTAGCTGGATCAGAGGGAAATGATTGGAGCAGACGGGAAGAAATATGTTGTAGAGAAATCCATAAACTTTTGCCAATTAAACTTTCATGACATTGAGAGGATAGTATCGTAAGATAAATAAAGTAAGATCACTAAAGTGAATTGCATGCTGTATATTTGCATGGGGTTTTATTGGCATGTAGATGGTTTCCTAAATATCGGATTtgaaatcttattataatttagGGACTCGCTAGTATTTCATACAATGTATAAAGAGCGATATGTTTTAGGAAGACAAGATCGTTTCTGTAATGCACCATCAATTTTATGTCAAACATGCAAGTGATGAAGGCTATTTCTATAAGTGATCTTATAGTAGTCGTAAGCTTTTATTGTGTATCTAGTAACATTGCTCGTGAGCAACCTGGAATTTAATTTGTTACTATTCTCCCccaaaatatgaaattattatcaattacTTTATGCTTCCTTAACTCCATGGATATTCAAATGAAATCACTATTTTGGAGACCCCATCCTTCAACTTAACATGTTTTTGTACTACAAGTATTGTTCGAAGTAATCATTCTGGTATAGATTCAAAGCGATTCAGAGAGCGAAATATCAGGCTCATCAATAATTGTTGAAAGAGACCGTGAAGGGATGTCAAAATCACGTCAAAAGATAGGATAACACGTAAGTAGCAACTGAAGTGATGCAAagtgaaaagaaagagtGAGCAGTGCAACAAATCGTTTCTAGAACGTGTTCTGCCGCTTCGTTGGCAGAAAATGATCACTCGAATATTCTCAGCCGTAGCCAgatcgaaagaagaagaattgcaTCTATACAAGGTGACCTGGCATTTAATACGGCTGAGAGAGCTTTCCATGATTAGTAATAAGGTTCGCGTGGTCCGCAGAAGCTCAATTCCCACTAGAGCGTTTGAAAATGCTTAAAATTGAAGCCGTAAACTTTAAATTAAACGAGAAGCGATTGTAGATATTGGTGGCTGTGGATGCAAATATCAAGTTACGGTCATTATAAATTAGAAGATCTATCACCGTATGAGCACTTAAGATATCTGATCATTACATCTTAGAGAGCAGTGAATTGCTTGATACTTATCGAGAATCATGGCgctaatttattattatattctgaATGGTTCTCCTAGAAGTCTGTTCCATGGACTCGGATTGCAAGTCACGTTGTTCGGTTCCGCCTGGATAGACCTTTCCTAATACATACAGATAAACGACCAATATTTCAAGGATGATTTGAACGTAGATATTTTTGGTACGTTACTGGCCCGCCAACAATGAATGTGTCGATACTATCACCCGATCACTAAAATCCAGCAGCGAGTTTCAGTTCAGCAGCGAGATACGGTTCAGTCGTATTGGACGCGTACTGAAcagaaaatcaatcattctaCCTTAAGCGATGCAGAGAACCACACCACTCAGTAAGTACTTAAGCTATCACCTTTCCAATATCCTCAACTTCCATCTTTCATTTGCAATAACCCTTCCTACAAACTTACTTCAAagtcaagatcaagaaaaaCTCAAATCTCGACATTCGAATTCCAACCACAACTGCAACCAAATCAATTCTTAAACCACAAGAACCTCAATCTTCGTTCCTACAACGATCAATCTTCAAACGTCAAAGCTAGTTTTCTTCAACAAACTTAATCATGCCACGAATGCTCGATTTACCAGTTCATTACACTGACGCCCAATGGCGCGCATTGAAATCTAGTAGGTTCAACATACTCCAATTTCTAATTCTCAAGACCCAGTGAAGCAGTTTAACTAACGTGAAGTTAGAAGCCAGAAAcaaccatccatctatcacACCTAGAAATGCGGAAATTATCAAGGAAACCATTAGAGTCTACGATGCTATTTGTATGTTACTTTGCCAATTCTTTTGTCGCATATCTGTCGCAGCCTCTTTTCGTCGTGGGCAGAAATAAAATTGCCAGCCAGAACTAACTTTTGTGCCAAATTCTAGTGAAAGACAAGGATCCGACACCTCTTCCTGAATTTGCAGATTCTATCACATATGACAAGAGACAAGTCAACAAGTTTATACTCTATGATAGACGTatgtatttcttttcttttactcAATTTCGCCTACAGCTTAACATGATTCCTTGCCCTGTTCTTTCAACCAGTCAGGATATCCAATAGTTTGGATTGGCAGACTGAATACGATTTCTCAGTGTTTAAAAAGAGCACATCATTCGAAAGAATCCAGTGTTTCGAACTTCCAACAATAATATTGGACTGAGAAGCTTTTCATCATCGAACTGTTATCTACACTATCGGAGGTTCTGCCTCTAGCTTAGATTGATCTCGCATTTATTCTCTAGCCTCCTACTAACTTACTAATAGACACAAAACACCGTCATATCACAGTTATGAGCCCTTGCTATCTTCCCAAGCGTCGCCCCGAAGCTCGCGTTGGCAAAGTTCAGAAGCAGGTAGACACGATCATCAAACCAACAAGAGATCCTAGAGGACCCACATATGGCTTCATTAGAGGACCCGAAGTTGCTGCAGTCGAAGACGAAGTTGAAGCAGAGAATTTGACTGTAGTGGAAAATAAAACCGTGGGTGGGAAAAAGGCTTCGACTAAGAAGAACGGCCCGGCCGGGAAGAAGACTCTTGctgaaaagaagagaagtgcACGTTCGAAGTCGAAATTGGGCGGCAGCGATGATTTCGTTAGAAGAAGCTCGAGAAGAATCGGTGGCGCTGCCCCAGTGAGTGCTGGTATCTTTATCAATGAGGGTACCCCTGAATCTGATATTATGAATCGGGAATTGAGCAAGCTTGCGGACTATAACTCTCCGGGGTCGAAAGAAGGTTCCCACGAGGCcgatgagatggatgtcGACTTCAATTTTCTAAACGGCCCTCCTATCCCATACAACCATACTAATCTCACCTACAAATCTCCATACGCAGATATCCCAGACGCTGATGAAAGCTTTCCAAGTGGCCAAACCACTATCTCAGCCCCAAGTACAGTTATTCcagacgatgaagataattTTCCCAGTCGTCAAACCACTATCTCAGCTCCACGTACAATCATTGAAGATACGGAAGATAGGTTTCCAAGCCGACAAACCACCCTATCAGCTCCACGCTCAGTCGTTCCAGACGCCGACGATATGTTCCAAAGTCACCGAcccaccatctccatcttagCTCCACGATCCGTCATCTCAGACGCCGATAACACATTCCAAATCTACCGAGCCACGCTCTCAGCTCCAAGTAGAATCGTTTCAGACATCGATGACATGTTCCTAAGTCATCAACCCACCATCTCAGCTCCACGCACCGTCATCTCAGACGCCGATGACAGTCTTCCAAGTGGCCAAACCACCATCTCGTGTCCCAATAGTGTTAGTTCATATGAATTTAGAATGGCGATGGGAGACCAGTCCTAGATATTTAGGCAGCTGAAGTTTAGAGAAACGATCGGTTCTTCCTAGGTTTGATGAAAGATCAGCCACTTTACATAATTGCCGGATCTCGAGTTCATAAGGTATCCTGCAGAAGCTCGAGTCAAGTCTCAAGTAGATACTATGCCAACTGTTATTAGATAGCTAAGCATCACTAactaatatataatttaaatatcaattactAAAATCTTGATTTATCTTGAAGAACTCAAAAATGAACTGCCTCACCTCCCTTCTCTGTTGATCTCCACAATTTGTGATTCGCGTGTTGATTCTTATTTTACCTCTCTATTTAGCGCGACTAAGGGATTGCCCAACACCCTTCTTTAGCAGATTTCCACATTCCACCTGAAGAGAATTTGTTAGGGGAGCAATggccaaaagaaaataggaCCACCACTTTTCCTAAACAAACGTCTCTAAATTGCTATCAGAAACTCGGAAGGACTCACattgatatatgtatattccTATGTCTGCATAAAATGACAATAACAAAAATATTCGAGAAATAGCGGCCTCGAGATAGTAATGGCTAGGAAAGATGACTCGACagttaaaaaaatcaaatctctaGCACGAAAAAAATCTATCAAGACTAAGATCTCACGCAAAATACCGTCGAACTTCGCAAGTGAACGAGCACGCAATTCCAGTATTTTCGTGTACTCTAGAACTTAACATTGAGCCTTTATATACCTGCAGTTGAGATATAGTAAGAAAGCGAGATATCTACACAAAAGCCTTGTAACATACATCCAGCCAACCAATATCTGAAGAACGCATgtaccaaccaaccaaccaaccacgTCAAAACAGATACAATACCACGTGTAATTAATCATCTCAAGAatctcattcatttcattatttaaaCATCCCATGCGGATGGATTACTACACTACACTGTAAACAAAGCCAAAAGTTTTCAAGAGCCACATGTAGGTTCGTACTGCGCCAAATATCCATCTGAAAACTAGCCATGCCTTTCTAGACACATGACTCGATATCTTCTCGAGGGTCGAGGTATTGGGAAATCGAACAATGATAAAgtcattttgaaattcaatatgacAATGAGGAATTTGCTGAAGTGGTGAGCAGACACCTATCGAATCAAGGTATGACGAAAAGAGCACAGCGACAGCGAGAAATGAAGCCAAGCGAGAAAAATTACCGTGGGGCCCTGGCAGACTATTCCTGAAATGTCTAGATGAGACGGATTTAACGCCGGGTAACTGAAAGGGACGTTGAACCATCAGATGTATGCTCGATTGTTTGATTTAGTTCGTAGCTATGGAGGATTCTGAAAGAAATGTGTCGTGTATTTATACGAGAGCTCAAAATCGAGCTATTCGTGGAAAAGCGGTATGTCACCAAGCCGAACTCGGCATCACATCAAAGCCATCTGTATATAGTGTAAATAGGTGTACATATTGTTTTTCATGCACTTGATATCTAAGTCATGTAATATTTTGGTCCCCCTGAACCTTCCGGGACACTCCAATTGATATCCTGATCCGGCACCTTAATATCACATGTTTTACAATGAATGCAACTGAGAGGGATTAGTATCATTGCAACCTGTTGAGGCGAGAAACTTACTTTTGCGAATTGATTTGAAACCTCACTCCAAGATCCTTTGTCGAATCTTCAACATACTCGTACACACCAGCCGGGCAGAATCTGTTTTCAATGCCCTTGTATTTTGGGTATTCCATCTCCGCATGCTTATCCCAATCCTTGACCTGCAAATGAACTGGTTGATCTTCCTCGTGATTTGTGCCGGTACGACTAACACTTGTCAAGATATCAAACGAGATTTTACCATCGGGTTTCTCATATTCAATCTTTGTACACTGGTCGGCAAGCTTGGTAGCTGCAGCATCAGTGGACTTATGCTTCAATGTCCAGGGAACTTTGCCCTTGAGAACATATGCTTCGAGTCCAGAGTACATAATACCACCATATAGCTTTAGCGGTGAATGGAATGAAGGCCGCATATTTCGCACCTCTTTCAACTCTTTCCAGATATACGACTTGCGCAACGAATCCTCATAATCATACAAGAAAACTGAACCCTCGTCGTTTTTCTCCAATGCAGTCCATGTTGCCTCTGCAGCAAGCATTCCAGATTTCATAGCGGTGTGGGTACCCTTGATTTTTGGAACGTTGAGGAAGCCTGCAGTGTCACCAATCAAGGCGCCACCAGGAAATGCGCATTTCGGTATCGATTGGAAACCTCCCTCATTAAGGGCACGAGCTCCATATGATATGCATTTGCCACCTTCCAAAACATCTTTGTAAAGAGGATGGTGCTTCATCTTTTGGAATTCTTGATATGGTGACATCCAAGGATTTGGATAATCGAGTCCTACTACAAGCCCAATACTCACTAGATTGTCGCCAAAATGATACATCCAACCACCACCATAGGTATCTGCTGGGAGGGGATAACCCATAGAGTGAACAACTTGGCCTTTCTTGAACTTTTCAGGCTGGATTTCCCAGACCTCCTTTATACCAAGGCCATAAGTTTGTGGTTGACTATCTCTACGGAGATCAAATTTCTTAATGACCTGCTTTGTAAGACTTCCATGGCAACCTTCCGCAAAAAGAGTTATTCTTGAGTGGAATTCCATCCCCCTCTCAAAATTATCCTTGGGCTTTCCACTTCTCGAAATACCTAGATCATTGGTAGCGACACCTTTGACAGATCCATCCGGCTTGTATAAAACTTCCGCTCCTGCAAACCCAGGATACACTTCAACTCCAACCTCTTCTGCTCGATCTCCAAGCCATTTTGTGAATTGGTTAAGACTGACGATATAATTGCCATGATTGTTCATCTGCGGAGGGGCGGGGATAGGAATCGTGCTACCTTTTGTAAGGAAACGCATCTTGTCACCCGAGACGGGAGTAACATTTTCGAATCTATTCTCATTGTCCTCCGCGAGCCAATCTGGGAATAATTCGTTGATAGCCGTAGGTTCGATGACCGCGCCAGAAAGGATATGTGCCCCAATTTCACCTGCCTTTTCCAACAGTACTACCCTAAAATCTTCATTCCCTGCTTCGTTTGCGAGTTGCTTCAATCGAATCGCAGCACTTAAACCAGAAGGACCTGTAAATGTTAATACAATTCCTTGGCATGTGATAGTATTCTTACCTCCTCCAACTATACATACATCGACCTCGTCCGACTCCCTCTCCACCGATTTTGGATCGAAACCATCTTCGACATCTGCCAATCGTCGAGGAACTGTAAGAGAGAAAGCGCGTCGCTGACCAGCAATTAATGACGAGGCAATGCGGGGTCGCGATGTGGGATGTATGAATGATTGTTGTAAAATTCGCGGACATTGAGTCGCAATCCTGGAAGCATTTTGTCGCGCGACGTTACGCTGCAGACATGCCGTGACAGCCCTTGAAGTAGACATAATTATTGTCACCTCATATCAATTGccctttcttattttaaagTACAATTCATTTGCCTCTTGACTCACGAATGCGCTCAGAGTTCGAGTTCGGGTTCGGCgaaattcttcaaagcaTCTCGTTCTCGGCAATACAGCAAAGCTAGAACCTCGGACCAATCATGTGTCATCCGAATGAAAGCCATTTCAATCGTGTGCAGCCAATTGAAAGCAGTAAATTGACTCACCAACACCGAGATTGTCACGAAAGCGTAGGCGAAAGCGACAACGTTGCCGTCGTTGCAAGAGTCAGGAAAATGGCTATCATTACTATTCGGAGATTGGGTTCACGATACTCTGGTGGATGCGGAAAGAATGGAGTGCTATTTTTGGGAGCAGATGAATATACCGGCGCCTAGGTGTTCTCGGTCTTGTACTGTACTGTGTACTATCTCTGTCCTCTCTCTGTCCTGTATCCTCGGAAGCTGTCCAGCGGGGTCGCAGTCGGATCGGAACGAAACCCCCTCACAACTATGTGCCAGTTCTTCACGAATAGTATCGTCTCCTATGTCAGCATTGTTTACCGGTGGATGAGCTCTCCAAAGATCACCGCTCGATCCATCATGCACGGTTGTGCCAAGACCATAGAACTGTGGGTGTCTTTTGTGATCGTTATATTGTTTGCCCCGCGGTACTGATACATGTCGTGGAGAAGATCGTGACAAACAGAGTCCAAGCAAAGATGTCATCTAAGACTGAATCCTGTAGTCAACCGCCTATCTTTCATTTACCTTACTCAACCATAATACTAATGCTCTGGGAGAACTTGCGATGCGTGGCCAAATGGTCCATCGGCATAATGCCACAGACACGGAGAGATCCGTTTGAAGAACACATCAAGTAAACTTGGTCAATTTACCTTCCACGACTCCAGTGAACTTCTAGATTCTCTCTCGAACTGAACATGTCATGTCTTCTGGCAAGTCTTCTAGCAAGTCTTCTAGCAAGTCTTCTAGCAAGTCTTCTAGCAAGTCTTCTAGCAAGTCTTCCATTAACCTGAGAACTTGGCGAAATCGACCTGCCAAGGGGTGTTTCTCATATACAAGACTTGGGATGAGAGCTTTTCCATTATTCAGATGATAccaagcaattgaagatgatacATACTACAGTTTACATCTCTT
The sequence above is drawn from the Botrytis cinerea B05.10 chromosome 11, complete sequence genome and encodes:
- the Bccir2 gene encoding Bccir2 gives rise to the protein MSTSRAVTACLQRNVARQNASRIATQCPRILQQSFIHPTSRPRIASSLIAGQRRAFSLTVPRRLADVEDGFDPKSVERESDEVDVCIVGGGPSGLSAAIRLKQLANEAGNEDFRVVLLEKAGEIGAHILSGAVIEPTAINELFPDWLAEDNENRFENVTPVSGDKMRFLTKGSTIPIPAPPQMNNHGNYIVSLNQFTKWLGDRAEEVGVEVYPGFAGAEVLYKPDGSVKGVATNDLGISRSGKPKDNFERGMEFHSRITLFAEGCHGSLTKQVIKKFDLRRDSQPQTYGLGIKEVWEIQPEKFKKGQVVHSMGYPLPADTYGGGWMYHFGDNLVSIGLVVGLDYPNPWMSPYQEFQKMKHHPLYKDVLEGGKCISYGARALNEGGFQSIPKCAFPGGALIGDTAGFLNVPKIKGTHTAMKSGMLAAEATWTALEKNDEGSVFLYDYEDSLRKSYIWKELKEVRNMRPSFHSPLKLYGGIMYSGLEAYVLKGKVPWTLKHKSTDAAATKLADQCTKIEYEKPDGKISFDILTSVSRTGTNHEEDQPVHLQVKDWDKHAEMEYPKYKGIENRFCPAGVYEYVEDSTKDLGVRFQINSQNCIHCKTCDIKVPDQDINWSVPEGSGGPKYYMT